Proteins from a genomic interval of Halopseudomonas litoralis:
- a CDS encoding lysis system i-spanin subunit Rz, producing the protein MIAVRVLAPYIIALAIGSLVGSWATSNHWQTRYSEQQTAHTELLRRTAEANAAVILQQQAKQQEQSWRLAELDTKHTQELSDALSENRRLEDLYSAADGERRRLRIEVIVARNDAIVSETTSARSVGDAAPLELSGAAGRSVWNIRAGMIEDQKKLLYWQERAKAVTATEE; encoded by the coding sequence ATGATCGCCGTCCGCGTCCTGGCGCCATACATCATTGCGCTGGCAATTGGCTCCCTGGTCGGATCGTGGGCCACCAGCAACCACTGGCAGACGCGTTACAGCGAGCAGCAAACAGCCCACACCGAGCTGCTGCGCCGGACCGCCGAGGCCAATGCCGCAGTAATCCTGCAGCAGCAGGCTAAGCAGCAGGAACAGTCCTGGCGCCTGGCTGAACTGGATACCAAACACACGCAGGAGCTATCTGATGCACTATCTGAAAACCGCCGCCTCGAAGATCTGTATTCTGCTGCTGATGGCGAGCGCCGCAGGCTGCGCATCGAAGTTATCGTCGCCCGTAACGATGCCATCGTGTCCGAAACCACCAGCGCCCGCAGCGTGGGCGATGCAGCCCCCCTCGAACTCAGTGGAGCAGCTGGACGCTCTGTTTGGAATATTCGAGCCGGAATGATCGAAGATCAGAAGAAGCTGTTGTATTGGCAGGAGCGGGCGAAGGCGGTCACTGCAACGGAAGAATGA
- a CDS encoding DUF7844 domain-containing protein: protein MRSAIRRFLLVGLLISSPLAQAELQLVLDQRQLTPPHTQASQALLAEATVLLPPLLVEQMDRQVPVRWSERLPEAVFGRATPSGTLELNQRWLADLTAGREGAFPEVRQHGTLRRELLATLIHELAHLHDQGRYWRAEQQTLLRQCRTRYRTQGKAGLPAECRGQTERRFTLSDDPRFLDLAGWPQQAGRRGVRERVNRQSYRSPDQYELYSPAEYLAVNLEYFLLDPQYSCRRPGLHAYLKDHFDWAPAASDCPAEIPYLYAGLDTERPALGWLDPERVYAVHYMLAEPNDKWVSRWGHSMLRLVICAPGREPGPDCLLDLDHHLVLSFRAFVDDLQLSSLDGLIGNYPSRLFMLPLQKVVDEYTQLELRDLSSVPLRINAQARHRLVEQAATLHWSYDGTYYFISNNCAVETLKLLRSGSALPQLHDLDSLTPTGLLELLHARGLADLTPLQDRQAALRQGYYFDSYRERYNYMFEVLRSQQQVPFDRLEDWFTSPASDRQAWFTAADTRSTAALLVLEQAIQRRHVLEIQQDLKQRFLAADAPQELTEAAQMMQGLLSGSSFLSRPGELLSEGYGLPQPQESQRFLQLAAGKQQALLATAEDLENRLLSLMNAQQRLQLNATGANISLLVQQLRRLHAESGGIQLP from the coding sequence ATGCGGTCTGCCATAAGGCGTTTTTTACTTGTTGGCTTGCTGATAAGCAGTCCCCTCGCCCAGGCCGAGTTGCAGCTGGTGCTGGACCAGCGCCAGCTCACCCCGCCCCATACGCAGGCCAGTCAGGCGCTGCTTGCCGAGGCCACTGTGCTGCTGCCACCCTTGCTGGTGGAGCAGATGGACCGACAGGTGCCGGTGCGCTGGAGCGAGCGGCTACCCGAGGCGGTCTTCGGTCGCGCCACGCCCAGCGGCACGCTGGAGCTCAATCAACGCTGGCTGGCGGACCTCACCGCCGGGCGCGAAGGTGCTTTTCCCGAGGTGCGTCAGCACGGCACCTTGCGCCGGGAACTGCTTGCCACACTGATTCATGAGCTGGCTCATTTGCATGATCAGGGGCGCTATTGGCGTGCTGAGCAGCAGACCTTGTTACGTCAATGCCGCACTCGCTATCGCACCCAGGGCAAGGCCGGGCTACCGGCGGAATGCCGGGGCCAGACCGAGCGTCGTTTTACCCTGAGCGATGACCCGCGCTTTCTCGATCTGGCCGGCTGGCCACAACAGGCAGGCCGTCGCGGCGTCCGCGAGCGGGTAAATCGTCAGTCCTACCGCAGTCCCGACCAGTACGAGCTGTACAGCCCGGCGGAATATCTGGCAGTCAATCTCGAATACTTTCTGCTTGATCCGCAATATTCCTGCCGCCGCCCGGGGCTGCATGCCTATCTGAAGGACCATTTCGACTGGGCGCCAGCAGCGTCTGATTGCCCCGCTGAAATTCCTTACCTGTACGCTGGTCTGGATACAGAGCGCCCTGCTCTTGGCTGGCTCGATCCAGAGCGGGTCTACGCGGTGCATTACATGCTGGCGGAGCCCAATGACAAGTGGGTAAGCCGGTGGGGCCACAGCATGCTGCGCCTGGTAATCTGCGCTCCGGGTCGAGAGCCAGGCCCCGACTGTCTGCTGGATCTGGATCACCATCTGGTGCTGTCCTTCCGCGCTTTCGTCGATGATCTGCAGCTGTCCAGCCTCGATGGGCTGATTGGCAACTACCCCTCCCGTCTGTTCATGCTGCCGCTGCAGAAAGTGGTGGATGAGTACACTCAACTCGAACTGCGCGACCTCAGTTCGGTCCCGTTGCGGATCAATGCACAGGCCCGTCACCGACTCGTTGAGCAGGCCGCCACTCTGCACTGGAGTTATGACGGCACCTACTATTTCATCAGCAACAACTGCGCAGTCGAAACCCTGAAGCTGCTACGCAGCGGCAGCGCACTTCCCCAGTTGCATGATCTGGACAGCCTGACGCCCACCGGCCTGCTTGAACTGCTCCACGCCCGCGGGCTGGCGGACCTGACCCCCTTGCAGGACCGCCAGGCAGCCTTGCGCCAGGGCTACTATTTCGACTCATATCGGGAACGCTACAATTACATGTTCGAGGTGCTCCGCAGCCAGCAGCAGGTGCCCTTCGACCGCCTGGAGGATTGGTTCACCAGTCCGGCCAGCGATCGCCAAGCCTGGTTTACCGCAGCGGACACCCGATCAACTGCCGCCTTGCTGGTGCTGGAGCAAGCCATTCAGCGTCGGCATGTGCTGGAGATACAGCAGGATCTCAAACAGCGGTTCCTGGCTGCCGATGCCCCACAAGAGCTGACCGAAGCTGCCCAGATGATGCAGGGACTGCTGAGTGGCAGCAGCTTTCTCAGCCGGCCCGGCGAGCTGTTGAGCGAGGGTTACGGATTACCGCAACCGCAGGAGTCGCAGCGTTTTCTTCAGCTTGCCGCTGGAAAACAGCAGGCGCTGCTGGCTACGGCTGAGGATTTGGAGAACCGCTTGCTGTCGCTGATGAATGCACAACAGCGTCTACAGCTGAATGCCACCGGCGCCAACATCAGCCTGCTCGTACAGCAGCTGCGGCGGCTGCACGCAGAATCTGGCGGTATTCAACTGCCCTGA